TCCGGGTGTTCCGATTGGCAGTGTAACGACGTTCGGCCTTTCATCGAAGATTGAGCTTTTCATTTATCTTTTTGGTAACACCGGCTTCGTCCCACTCCTCGAGCCATGGACTCTGTTCTTCATGCTCCCCTTCATAGGCTTCATCTTCCTCTCTTCGAATGTCATAAACTACACTCTCTTCGGCCTGATGTTTCCCGTTCTCTCAGCAGGGCCGATGTTCCTCGGTCTCGTCCTGGCAGTATCAAAGCTCGTCAAGTGGAGCGGCTACTTCAAGGATTACGAGAGAAGATTTTCCTTCAAGGGCTTAGTAAGAAAAGCGCGGGAACCTTCAGGAAGGGTCATGATACCATTCGTTATCGCCATGCTTGTTTTTGCTGCAGTATATTTCCCTCTGAGCCCACTGAACTCAGATATCGGTGGATTCTATGGGGGGTACTACAACGGCAACCATCAGGTCGCAAATGACACAACGATCAACGAGAATGTGGTTTTCCTCCACAGCATCCTTGGCCTCATACCGCAGGACGGTTCGGTACTTACACAGGACAACATTCCGCAGCTCTCCGGAAGGGAGTATGTTCAGCCACTAATAACGAGCTACAATTCCGACATACCTTACGACTATCTTCTCCTGGACCTCCCGCTCAATTACTTTGCACAGCCCGGGTTCCTGATACCGATCGCCAACGCTGATATGGCCTCGTCGCATTTCAGGATTCTCGCGGAAGGTAGCGGTGCTCTTCTGCTTGAAGCCAACTATTCCGGCCGCCCGATGATATTCAGACCGATGAATGAGAACATAACAGGATCTCAGATGACACCTGAAGGATCCGGATACATCTCTGGCACCGATCTGTCAAACAACTATGCGGTCAACTCCTCCGAGATGTTCTCCGGCCCGGGTATTACGCTCCTTCCAGGATCGTATAATGTTACGTTCTACATATCTTCAAGGTCGGTAATTCCCATGAACAGTACAATCCTAAGCCTCCAGGTTTACTCTCAGGGCCAGAGGCTCGGGATCTATGACATATTCCAGGGCAACTTCACCACACACGCCGTTTATGCCTTCACCGTTCACTTCACCACAGGCATCGTTCTGCAGAATGTGGACTTCATGGGCATCGGGCCCTCCAGGGATTCGAGTATTACGCTTCACTGGATATCCATATCCCAGCTGTCTGCCTAGAGTCACGCAGATATTTCATAGACAGATCGATCCCGCAGGGAATAAAAATCTTTTTAAACTATTATGGTTTATGTTTTTATGCGAAAATTGACAGTCTTAATAGCAATTTTGGTGGCGGTTGCCATGAGCCTCACATTTTTTGGCTTCAACGCGCCATCTGGAATGCATGCGGTCTCTCCTGCGGAGGTGCAGAGTGCGAATTCTTCTGCCCCTGTAACTGTGATGGCCATAAACCATGAGTATGTATCACACAATACAACAGCTGAATCCTACGGTACGGTAACCTTCCCGTCTGGCCCATTCTCAAAGATCGTCGTGTATTATGAGAACTTCTATGTCTCGAATCCGTGGGACTACAGTTACCAGGTCAAGGTCAACGGTGTGCAGATAGCTTCTGGAAATACAAATGAATCCCAGAACACAACGGTGCACCAGGACGTGACAGAATATTATTCCGTCATCGTCGGTCATAAGGTGAACGTCACAGCTTACACTGCAGAGTGGGAGCCGAATTATTCGGCGTACCAGAGCGTATGGTTCGTTCTCTATCCAGGAGCCAGACCGAACGTGCCGAATGTGGTCATACCGGTGCCCATAACGAAGAGTTTCGCCCCCTCGAAGAACGCTTTTCCGCATAACGTCTTGATACCATACAATACATCGCAGGTTTTCAACGTAACATTTCCCTCTAACGTAACATCGGGGCACATCAATTTCTATGCGCTCCAGAACGGAAATGATGAGGGTTGGTATGCTAACCAGCCCCCATTCAGAGAGTTCATAGTGTCGATAAACGGCACAACGGTTGCGGAGATGTGGCCGTATCCAAATGTCCAGACAGGTGGATGGGATCTCTTCCTCTGGCAGCCTATAACCGCGATAGGGGCTCTGCTCGATCATCCCTACACCTTCAACCTAGATCCGTATGTTTCACTCCTACACGGCACGAAATCGGTAAATATAACCGTGGTCAATAATGAGGATCTGTGGATAAGGGTCGCACTAAACTTCATGCTCTACACAACGAATTCCACAGTTAACAGCACTTTCACAAGCAGGTGGACGGAGATGAACGTATACAACCAGACGCCTGCAACAAACATGACGACAGAGAGCATACCCACATCCGCTGAATGGCTCAATGACTCACAGCTTGTCAAAGAGGATCTAAACGCATCCTCCATGACATCCTACGGTTCTGTAGTTGCGAAGAGGAATTACAACATAACAAACTATTTCAGCGCATACAGCTATGAGTTTGATCCAAGCGATAACATAGTTGTCCCCTACGGCTCCGGCTATCTCCTTGAGTACAATCAAACATTTGGATACGTCGATATGATAAACATCACAACTACAGGGATCATAACCGATGGTAATGTGGTCACGCACACATCGAGTTCAGAGCACCTGATCTATGCAGTATCAATGGTGTTCACTGAAGATCTCGTTCTCAGTCACAACGGCTCGCTCGTTGCTATAATTATTAAGGACAGTGCGCAGCAGAGCAGGTACGAGTTTGACCAGCTTTCAAGGATCACCAACAGTAGAGTGTACGTGAAAACTGTGATAGATGACGCTGCCCTTGCGGGCTACGGTGCATTTGATGGGCAGATAGTGAACGGTGTGATAACGAAGATGTACTACAACCATGCCTCGACATTTAAGACCGAGATACACTCAGATTCTGTATACGACAATGGATCGATGCACTCTACAGGGTATGAAAGGATGCTCTATGCCGTTAACAATTCAGTAATAAGCAGGGATGGCATAATGATCCTCGATAAATACATAATGCTGTGAGCAAAGGCGATCTGGCCCGCACCAAGAGTCCGGCCAGATTGCTTAAACATCATTTTTTTCATCTGCCATCCGAAGGACCATTTTTTCGCTGAAGCCTCCGTGCATGAATTTTCCGTATCGAAAGAAATATGCGCTGCGCATCGGACTGTTCACTCGTCGTGAGGTCGTTCCAGTTAACGCTGTTACGAGTTTTATGAGCAGCGTATAGATGTAAGAATGTGTGAACGAGATATTGTAGCGTATAATCCATCTCCCCGGGGGATTCCGGTAATTATCGCGCTGCCTCTCAGATCCCGGTTATCGATTGTCGGGTGTACCGTTCATGACACCCAGAAGGTCCGTGCGAAGTAGCTGGGTTTGGATTCAAGCCGGTACGGAAATGTTTATCTATATTACTTCATTATCTATTTTATGAAAAAAGTAATTGTAATTTTACTGAGTTTGGTATTTGTTGCAATGGCTTTTGCAGTTTTAACCCCTGTATCCCATTCACAGGATGCAAAAACCGTCGCAACTAGCCCGGATATTTCTGCTGTGCCACTCAAGAACACGATAATGAGTGAACTGAGCGCCAGGGGAATACCGGCAAAGTATGCAAGTCTTCCGAATCTTAATGTCCCGGCTAAGTTCCACGATGGCTTGGTCTCTCCTTCCTATACTTCGTCTCCAGCTCCCATGGGTATAGGCTACTACGGGACGGAGAATGTTTCTGGGCACATGATTTCTATGAACACCACAACGAGCAGCGTTATGGCTTCTATAAACGTTTATAACTTCTCAGACTTCTATCTCCTGAACGATGGTCCGCAAAGCGTCACTTTTCAGCTTAACTCCGTTCTGAACAATGTCACGCTCTTCGGAAACAGCAGTTACACATTCTGGACTCAGAACGTTGTCTTTTATTCCGCGAGAGTTCACCAGCTGACGTTCCTGGACAACATATGGAACTTCTCCAGTCCCGCGATATATATGAGCCCCAATGCACTCTATTCATACAACGGTAACCTCGTCTCTCCTGTTTATTATTTTGATGTAGGCCCAACAATCAATGTGACCTATCCTTTCCATCTATCCCTTTACCTTAATTCTTCCGTTGTTGACAACAGGACAGCAATGTTTTTCAATTACTCCGTAACGACCGGCGGCAAGTCCATGTCGGGGAGTTACGATCAGGTTCTGTTCAATTCAACCTACGGCATGCCTGCCAGCTATTCCGCACCGAGTCCGAAGTATCTCGCCAGTGGGACACAGATAACCCCGACAGGTTACATTCCATATGATTTTGAGATCATGGTTGGTGGCCCGGGAGGTGGAAGCACTTCATCCCTATACTCGCTCAATGCGACTATGAACTTGATGTATAAGAGCGGAACAAGCTACGTTAACGTTCCGTCTGCTTACGATGTGGGTTCTGAAACAGGTGAGACCTCTGAAGGAGTCTCTGTTTCCTGGATTGGTTCGACAGCCCATCTTTCAGCCGGTCCCTCTTTGGTTTACGGTATGTGGAACATCTCTACCGTTTCGTCCATGACAACGTTCACAGGCAGCATCGCACCTTCCAACGCCTTCGCCTTTGTGAGTCCTGCACCTTTTAACGTATCAATGGCAGCCTGGTTGCCGCTTTCAAGCAGTGGTTCATATGATTTTTCACTTCCCAGCGGCTCTTACGCCGTTGAGGTTCTAATGAGCGATTATTCTCCGGTGAATATGACCCTTGGGTCTTCCATGAGTATCTCACTCGTGAGGGACAACGCAATGGGCATTTATGCACCACTTTTCGCAATGAATAACAACCAGATCAAGAACATTTCTCTCAAGGGAACTGGAACGACTTCAAATCCATATGTCATCGACAATGTACAGAATATGCCTATAAATCCGATATTCGGTGAATTTAATGACTTCGGCTTCCCGGTTTTCTACGGCCTGCTCCTGATGAACACGAATGCCCATGTCCTGATAGAACACATGCCTTCCCTCCTGATCAACTATACCGACAGCGCCTATTCCGGTCTCCTGGCATTTTACCAAGTTCCGAAATACAATTACCTCAACTATGAGTTCTACAATACTTCCAATGTCTCCATGTGGCAGAATTACCACATCTCAGGCTGGTTCACTTACGAACAGTCAGGATTTCCTGTCGCTAACATCGTTGTGTGGAACTCAACCTCTGTTCTCGTTGGATCAAACGCAATGAGTGTTATGGATAGCGGTCTTCTTGTATATGGAAGCCCGAATGTGACCATCTGGGGCAACTACATCCTTGAATCATCAGAGGTCTTTGTAAACAGTACTTTCTATGCTCACACGAATATCTGGGGTGCACCTCTTGGTATTGCAGAGTATAGTTCCGGTGACGTGATCTACAACAACTTCTTTGCTGTTCAGTTCAACGCATATAGCCCGAACTCAAGCATATACAACGGTCTGCCTGCAGTTTACATGAACGCCTGGAACATAACTAAACAGTCCGCATCAGTTGTGCACATGTTCAACGGATTCGCCCTATCCGGGAGCATCATCGGGACAAGCTACCAGGGTGGTAACTTCTGGTGGAACTTCAATGGAACTGCTCCCTACAACAACTACGGCCTGATATACTACGGCGGCGATTACGCACCGCTGTTTTATTAGGTCCACATTCCTCCCTCATCTAAAATTTTTTCTGAATATTTTTCTATCCGCCGGTATGTGAGCATTGCAAAAATCCACATCTCTTTCTTTATTAATTGAAGATTTTATTTTTTTCAATTAACGTTACAAATGTTCCAGAGTACATTCATATTTCTTCTGGATGGATGAGTGTTATCCATATGGGGCTGCGACATACAGGGGTGTAAGAGTCATGTTATTCCTCATATGACAAGGAATATGGTATGAGGACAGAATCCTTTAAATATAAACTAAGGTTTAATTGTACGATGACCTATGCAAATATCGCTCTGTATGTAGGGTTTGCCATATCCTTGGTTTCCCTCATCGTTCTAAGCACCATTTACAAGAGGGTACATTCGAAGATTGCCCTTCTTCTCTTCTTCCTTTTTTTTATTGTGTTCTTTGCCCTTCAAATAATGAGTTCATACTACAGGAGTGTAGCGAATGTGGCGATAGTTTTTGAAACGCTTGCCTTTCTCTCCCTCTATTATCCCTATCTAAAGAAGGAGATCGTTTTCATCGCTCTACCGCTCGCACTTATAGGCACGCCTTTTTACATATTGTCCCTGTATTTCGTATCCTATGATCTGTTTGTGATGCTCAGACGTGCAAGAACAGGAAGCAGTTTCATAGTCGGTGCACTGACTGTTTTTATGATATCCGTGATCATGTCCATCGTGAATCTCGCGGTTTTCTCCCAGGAACTGGCGGAGATCTCCTTCGCCGTCCTTGATGTTGGCCTGCTATTGTTTTCCGTTCCTCTCTTTACTGTTACCTTTGGCGATTAGAATGAGAAAGCTCAGAACAGAAACTGAAATAATGGTTGATATACTCAGCCACATTTCCTCCCAACAGTGCACTGTGAGCGAGATAGTGAAGGAGATAAATGTACCTTATTCCAGGGCATCTGAATATGTTAGTCTTCTGATATCAAAAAGATTGGTTTCCATTTATGAAGATAAGGAAAAGAAATTTATAAACATAACAAAGGAAGGAAGTGAGTTTCTCTCAGAGTACAGGAAACTCAGGCACCTGCTCGACATATACGGCCTGAAGCCATGATCCTTTCAGGATCCGGAGAACATTCGCGCACACGTCAGAAATTTTTTCGCCTCATCGTTTTCCAAGAATCAAACTCATCCTTGATCTTTTTTTGTATTCGTTGACTTCTGTTTTCTTGGTCATAGTTTCCTCATAAAGGTCTTCGATCCAGCTTCTGAAATCCGTATCTATCTTGTGGTTTCTCTTTAGATATACATAGTCCTCAATCAACATTCTAGTGAATTCGGGCACACTCAGCTTAAGATCATTCGCAAGGTCATCGAGAAATTTATAATCTGATTCCGGGAGTTCAATATTGATCTTCCTTAGCTCTTTGGAATCCATGTTAGATGATCTCATTGTAGCTTATGGTTTTTTCCATCTCGGCTTCTAGACGGTGTGACTAGGATAGCGGTCTGGGATTCCGCAGTAAAATGCAATGTGATCCAGCTTACGGAAAATGCAGCTCTTTCCTGCGCTGCCAAGGTTATTATGTTTTCCGATCAGAATGGTTCCAAATCGGTATTCGGACAAAATTTATATACCGTTCTATCTGTAACACATTATGAATAAAGAGTTAAAAATTGTCATCGTGATAGTTGTTAGTATTGCACTCGGTGCCGTTGGAACAGTTCTGGGCATAGCTGCATTATTGATACGAAGGAAAAAATAATTCTTTTATTTTTATACTATTTTTTCGTTTTATAGTTACACAAATATAGATGTTTTGACGTTGCTCTGTGGATGTACATCATGTTTTGGAGAAGGATAGGCTATGGTATTACATCTCATCCAGAACTCTAATACCGACAATCTCTGACGCGTCTTTCACAATTTCCCTGTAAGACCTTATGAGAAGCATCCTCCTGCTCCTTACCTCCTTTTCCGAATTAATCACGGGGCAGTTTGTGTAAAAATCGTTGAAGCTCCTAGTTAGGTCGAGAAGGTAATTGGCAATAGTCTCGGGTTTTAGGTTGGCTACAGCATCCTTCAGAACATTGGCGTAGAAGTACATCTTCTTTATGAGTCCTCTCTCAATTTCATCATAGTATTCAGAAATGTCACCCTCCACATCCTGAGCCTTCTTAATTATGCTAGTCGACCTCGCGTAGGAATACATTATGAATGGAGCAGTGTCGCCTTCAAAATCTAGTGCCTCAGACCACCTGAATACTATCTGTTTATTGGCGTTCAATTTAACAATGTGAAACCTTATAGCAGAAACAGCCACAGCCTCAGCTATCTCCCTTAAGTGCTCCTCTGAAAGCTCTGGGCGTTTCTCCTTCACAATCTTGTAAGCCTCATCCCTGGCTCTTTCAATTAGGTCATCAAGCAGTGCACCCACACCTTTCCTTGTGGCCATCTTTCCGCTCTCAAGGGAAACATAAGAATAGAAAACAAAGTCAATTCTTTGCTCATATCCAAGGATATTCTTGAATACCTCGAGTATATGTTTTGAATAATCTTTGTGGTTCTCGCCTAATACGGTGATGCACCAGTCATAATACTGGAATTTGTACAGGTGATAGGCAATGTCTCTTGAAAAGTACAAAGAGGTACCGTCATCTCTGGTCAGAAAAACCTTCTTCCCGTCTAGAGTTATGAATTTTGCTGAGCCTTCACTCTCGACGTGATCTCCAAGAAGATCCAGAACCTGCTCTATGTCCTTATTCTGTACAAGATCGGATTCCCAAGTGAAGTCATCAATTTTAATATCGATTTTATTCAGGGAGGCCATTACTCCGTCTATGATCACTTTGCTGACATTCTTGATACCTGAAAGCAACTCCGGGTCTCCGTTTTCATATCTTCTCATTATGTCGTTAACTTCTTTCTCGGCAGAAGGATCCACCTCGATTTCTTTGCTGATTTCTTGGTACGCCTTCCAGAGGGAATTGACGGTAGGGTTCGGAGATCTATCATATTTGGTATAACCAAGATATAATGATGCAACCTGCCTTCCGGAATCATTAACGAAATACTGTGTAGTCACTCTGTAACCGTACCGGGACAACAAGCGAAAAAGGGAATCCCCAATTATAGAATTCCTGGTTCGTCCGATGTGTATCGGCCCCGTTGGATTCGCACTCGTATGCTCGATGCTAACTCTCTCCGGGTCCTGGAATGTATCTGGGAATCTGCCTCCATGCAGAATCTGTTCCGCGACTGCAGACATCATTGCCGATGGTTTTATCATAAAATTTACGTATCCGCCATTAAATTCTATGTTTTCTATGTAAGGTACATTCAAAAAAGCATTGTTAATTTTCGATCTAATTATATCCGGATTCATCTTTGATTCTTTGGTGATCCTGAAAGTCCTGAATGTTACATCTGAATGTCCTGTATGGTCTATTCCGATATCGCTCTCCCTATAATCTGGAAACTGGTTTTTAAGCTCATCCGAAATCTTTTGCAGATAGTCCTCAAATATCAGCATATTAGCAGTTGATCTTAAAGCGTTATAAAAGAGTTGGTAGGGAGCATCGCTATACAGGAGTGGATTCTTGCGTTAAAACTAAAATAATTGCGCGTGTAGATCTGTTTTAGTAGTTTTAGGCAATAGAAACCGCAGATCATCAGTTTATATGGGGAATTCAACGTATGATTTTCTATTCCATAACAGTCCTGGAATGAGCGCACAACAAATGCAGTCCAGGTATATAAACAAGGAGAGGGTTTAATTTCAGTTTTCGTGGGCAGAGGTGTCTACAAGGAGAACAAGATCATGCTCTAAGAATCAACATTTATGAGTCGAAATTTGCTAGATACATAAATGGTTCATCGAAATTCGTCAGTAAGGTAGGGAATGGAGAATATTGCGAGGCAAAGCAGAAATATAGAATTCCACGATGGAATGTGCGTATGTGTCACAGCATGACTTTAAGAATACCATGCTAATACCGACAGTCAAGTACGTCTATGTCTTTCCAAGTCACACGTAAATACAATGATCTGAAAGTGGATGGTTATCTTAAAATTGCGAACCATGGTTTTATAGCAAGCAACCGAACCGGTGCATTAGTCGGTATCGAGGGGACTATAGACTGGGCATGCCTACCGAATTTCAATTCACCCCCGATATTCGACCAGATCCTGGATAAGAATAAGGGCGGATATTTTACTATACGGCCACAGGGATATGAAGATTTGGAGTTTATCCAGTATTACAAGGAGTTAACGAATATACTTATTACCGAATTTACTTCAAACGGGAAAACCGTTATGAAGATCACGGATTTTATACCCACTTCCGAATATTCTACTATAAAGTTTCCCGAAATACACAGGCTTGTTGAAACAAGGTCTGCGGATGTCAAAGTGCATCTTGAATTCAGGCCAACAATTAATTTTGGAAGAACTGCAGTTACCATAGAAGAGCGCAAGAATGGATTCATTTATAGCTCGGATGGTACAAATGTCGGTATGGTCAGTGAATTGCCACTGAGGCAGGAAGGCAATCTCATAGTAGGGGACAAGCTTGTTCCAAGACACACATCATTATGGTCCATAGTACTTGAAGGGATTACACATCTTGACAAGGTTGAGGATTATAAATCTCTCCAGCGGCTTGAAGAAACAACAGAATACTGGCTTAGATGGAGCAGCATGGGCACCTATAACGGCCTGTATGGTAACGATGTAAACAGATCTGCCCTCATATTGAAAGGACTGTTTTTTGAGCCTACAGGGCTCATGGTCGCAGCTCCAACCACAAGCCTTCCGGAGGTTCTCGGTGGTGAGCGGAATTGGGATTACAGGTATTCATGGATTCGCGATACTGCTTATGTTATCGAAGCTCTGGCCAAGATAGGCTACAAGAGAGAGGCCACACGATTCCTTTACGATATAATGGACACCATTGAGAGGGAAAGGAGAATAAGGACGATATATCCTATTACACCCGACAGCAACGTCGATGAGATAGAGCTTGATTATGATGGGTATGCGGGCTCGAGGCCTGTAAGGATCGGGAACAAGGCATCAGAACAGCTGCAGATCGACCAATATGCTTCCATAATAAACGCAATAGATGCACTCAGCAAGGTGGGAGGCATAATTTCGTCATCTCTCTGGAATTTTGTAGGCGATACCCTGGACACGCTTTCAGAGCTGTGGACATTTCCAGACTCAAGCATATGGGAATTCCGTAGCGAGCCGAGACATTACGTTTATTCCAAGGTCCTTGCGTGGTCTGCTTTCCAGAATGCTATTGATATGGGTAAGAGAGAGAACTTATCGGGCCCTTACAGAAAATGGACGGCTATAGCTGAAGAAATCAAAGTCGATGTATTAAAGAACGGCTTTAACAAAGACGTTAACTCTTTTGTTCAGTATTATGGGGCTTCCGAAACAGATGCAGCCCTCCTGCGTATACCTCTTGTAAATTTCCTTCCCATTACAGATAGGCGTATCCAGGGAACTATAGGAAAAATAGAGAATGATCTGAGGATTACCGATCATCTGTTCAAGCGATACAAGAACGATGATGGTCTCAAAGGGAACGACAACGCTTTCCTTCTTCTATCTTTCTGGTACGTCGAAGTTTTGGTAAAGATGGGGAAGATCAATGAGGCGCGTGACGTTTTCGATTCTCTTATGGATCGCGCGAACCATCTTGGGCTTTTTTCGGAGGAGATCGATATAACAACAGGTGAACAGCTCGGTAATTTCCCGCAGGCCATGACGCACCTTGGTGTGATAAGATCTGCGGTCATACTGAATGCAGCCTTCAGAAACTCAAAGAAGGTCAACGGAAAGATACAGCTGAGAGCGCCAATAGAGTGATCGGCCTGTAATTTTTATCGTATTATTGAAAATTAAACACAGAATGCGTATTTTCAATCATTTCATACATTTTTCAACTGAGCCTTGCCGACTAATATACAATCGATATGTTATGGTCTTTAATGCAGGGCTCTTTAAGGATATTCCGTACTGGTTCTTTCGACACCAAAAATCTTGGGCAGTTCCTTGAATTGACGCAGGATTACGAAAACCCGCGTCTTCTTGTATCTGACGGAATATTGTTGAACACGGGCTCTATAAGGAAGGACCTGGTAATACAGAGAATACTGACATCAAATCAACTGCAAAGAATACTCATAGACATGGACGATTCGCCATGCTATATTCTGATTACGTCACCCGTCATAGAATCCTGGAAAAAGATCATTGTTGAGAGCATATATGACATACTGAAAGTAAAAAGCTACCGAGGGGCCATAATTTTTATGAATATAGTCGGAAAAAAAGGCATCTTCGAGTTTTATTTTGGTAAACGAGTAATATCAGAGGAGGGATTTAATTTATGGGCCGAACGATACCAACAATGAGGCAGTCTGTAGAGGAACTTTCTGCACGGATAGAACGTATGGGCCACCTGATGAACAAAGATGAAATGGAGTTGTTGACAAAACTTATACTGAAAGGCAGAAAGCACGCTCATGAAGCCTCGTATTCTTCCCTGGACCCAGAATTCTCGTTCGCACTTTCCGTTCTTATAGAAATGGAAAAGGAGATACATGTTATTAGGGAGCGTTTGGAGAGTCTGGAGACGGAATAATATAATACGTTCAATAGAATAATTTGTTATATATTTTACGTAGGAAATGGCAACTATGAAAATCATAATAAATGCAACTGGGTCCGATGCGATAAGATTATGGGAGTGGGATGGCAAGCATCTCACCTTCAAGGATCACAGAAACAAATCATGGGTATTCGTTCATGGAGTTGAATACGATCTAGACTTTCTCTCCTCGCAACTCGACCAGTCCAGATTCAGGTATTCCGAATCCTCTGGAAATAATGTATATGGCAAGATTAGAGGCCTAAAGGTTGAGGCCTATCCATCAAATATGCCGGATCTTATTCACGCCATAGAGACCATAGGTTTTGGAAGAAAATACAGCATGTATAATGCCGATATAAACCCTGCATTAAGATTCATGGCTGAAACTGACAGGCAATTCTTTTCCATAGAATCTTTATACGCTTATGATCCCGATATACCTGCAGTATCAATAACAGGGTCCGTGGTGCATGGAAAGCCTGAAACGATATCTATAAACGGCAAGCCCGAAGAGAAAATAAGTTCCAAATCGCTAACAGATATGGTAAACGCAATAAATGGTGCTGTTATTATAATATACGACAACACCGATAAGCTGTTTGAAAACCTACTTAAAATTACACATGGTTTGGGGTTTAAGTTACCTTTTATTAGAACATTCTCTGCGCAAACTTATGAATCCTACGGCCAGACCCACTATAAGAATCCGCGTGTCAGTCTCTCCGGTAAAATATGCATCTCGTCGGATTCTTTCGTATACTCCGAATCTGGATTGGCGGGGCTCATGGAAGTATCAAGGATCTCAGGTCTCCCGATAACCACGGCCTCCGTGGTTACTACCGGAACAGCTGTTTCATCCCTTGAAGAGGCATATGCCATAAAACATAATATTCTGATACCATTGTATAAAGACGATCACGAGAACGAGAAAACCATTGAAACCCTGTACGAAACAGACAAAGGTGGAATGGTTCTTCAGCCCGAACCTGGTGTTTA
This is a stretch of genomic DNA from Thermoplasmatales archaeon. It encodes these proteins:
- a CDS encoding thermopsin family protease, producing the protein MKKVIVILLSLVFVAMAFAVLTPVSHSQDAKTVATSPDISAVPLKNTIMSELSARGIPAKYASLPNLNVPAKFHDGLVSPSYTSSPAPMGIGYYGTENVSGHMISMNTTTSSVMASINVYNFSDFYLLNDGPQSVTFQLNSVLNNVTLFGNSSYTFWTQNVVFYSARVHQLTFLDNIWNFSSPAIYMSPNALYSYNGNLVSPVYYFDVGPTINVTYPFHLSLYLNSSVVDNRTAMFFNYSVTTGGKSMSGSYDQVLFNSTYGMPASYSAPSPKYLASGTQITPTGYIPYDFEIMVGGPGGGSTSSLYSLNATMNLMYKSGTSYVNVPSAYDVGSETGETSEGVSVSWIGSTAHLSAGPSLVYGMWNISTVSSMTTFTGSIAPSNAFAFVSPAPFNVSMAAWLPLSSSGSYDFSLPSGSYAVEVLMSDYSPVNMTLGSSMSISLVRDNAMGIYAPLFAMNNNQIKNISLKGTGTTSNPYVIDNVQNMPINPIFGEFNDFGFPVFYGLLLMNTNAHVLIEHMPSLLINYTDSAYSGLLAFYQVPKYNYLNYEFYNTSNVSMWQNYHISGWFTYEQSGFPVANIVVWNSTSVLVGSNAMSVMDSGLLVYGSPNVTIWGNYILESSEVFVNSTFYAHTNIWGAPLGIAEYSSGDVIYNNFFAVQFNAYSPNSSIYNGLPAVYMNAWNITKQSASVVHMFNGFALSGSIIGTSYQGGNFWWNFNGTAPYNNYGLIYYGGDYAPLFY
- a CDS encoding DUF2079 domain-containing protein — protein: MVHRIRERLPGITVSLFSALYISSMLYISLLKYYTFHADFVDLGTENQVFWLLSHGYLYQFLHLYHYGAELQKPILFVILPLYYIFPSPYLLITLETIALGLIPVPIYLLSVKLTGSKWLSAILASLSIFYFPLVSANLFDFHMMTFSPVLYLSMAASWALGKRRFTIFFAALSAMTNSLVLLMVIFFLVYAIYIELRDRGIKATRSLVVVHSAMIAVLIAVILVYTHFGLYTSGAAPPGVPIGSVTTFGLSSKIELFIYLFGNTGFVPLLEPWTLFFMLPFIGFIFLSSNVINYTLFGLMFPVLSAGPMFLGLVLAVSKLVKWSGYFKDYERRFSFKGLVRKAREPSGRVMIPFVIAMLVFAAVYFPLSPLNSDIGGFYGGYYNGNHQVANDTTINENVVFLHSILGLIPQDGSVLTQDNIPQLSGREYVQPLITSYNSDIPYDYLLLDLPLNYFAQPGFLIPIANADMASSHFRILAEGSGALLLEANYSGRPMIFRPMNENITGSQMTPEGSGYISGTDLSNNYAVNSSEMFSGPGITLLPGSYNVTFYISSRSVIPMNSTILSLQVYSQGQRLGIYDIFQGNFTTHAVYAFTVHFTTGIVLQNVDFMGIGPSRDSSITLHWISISQLSA
- the argS gene encoding arginine--tRNA ligase — translated: MLIFEDYLQKISDELKNQFPDYRESDIGIDHTGHSDVTFRTFRITKESKMNPDIIRSKINNAFLNVPYIENIEFNGGYVNFMIKPSAMMSAVAEQILHGGRFPDTFQDPERVSIEHTSANPTGPIHIGRTRNSIIGDSLFRLLSRYGYRVTTQYFVNDSGRQVASLYLGYTKYDRSPNPTVNSLWKAYQEISKEIEVDPSAEKEVNDIMRRYENGDPELLSGIKNVSKVIIDGVMASLNKIDIKIDDFTWESDLVQNKDIEQVLDLLGDHVESEGSAKFITLDGKKVFLTRDDGTSLYFSRDIAYHLYKFQYYDWCITVLGENHKDYSKHILEVFKNILGYEQRIDFVFYSYVSLESGKMATRKGVGALLDDLIERARDEAYKIVKEKRPELSEEHLREIAEAVAVSAIRFHIVKLNANKQIVFRWSEALDFEGDTAPFIMYSYARSTSIIKKAQDVEGDISEYYDEIERGLIKKMYFYANVLKDAVANLKPETIANYLLDLTRSFNDFYTNCPVINSEKEVRSRRMLLIRSYREIVKDASEIVGIRVLDEM
- a CDS encoding glycoside hydrolase family 15 protein gives rise to the protein MSFQVTRKYNDLKVDGYLKIANHGFIASNRTGALVGIEGTIDWACLPNFNSPPIFDQILDKNKGGYFTIRPQGYEDLEFIQYYKELTNILITEFTSNGKTVMKITDFIPTSEYSTIKFPEIHRLVETRSADVKVHLEFRPTINFGRTAVTIEERKNGFIYSSDGTNVGMVSELPLRQEGNLIVGDKLVPRHTSLWSIVLEGITHLDKVEDYKSLQRLEETTEYWLRWSSMGTYNGLYGNDVNRSALILKGLFFEPTGLMVAAPTTSLPEVLGGERNWDYRYSWIRDTAYVIEALAKIGYKREATRFLYDIMDTIERERRIRTIYPITPDSNVDEIELDYDGYAGSRPVRIGNKASEQLQIDQYASIINAIDALSKVGGIISSSLWNFVGDTLDTLSELWTFPDSSIWEFRSEPRHYVYSKVLAWSAFQNAIDMGKRENLSGPYRKWTAIAEEIKVDVLKNGFNKDVNSFVQYYGASETDAALLRIPLVNFLPITDRRIQGTIGKIENDLRITDHLFKRYKNDDGLKGNDNAFLLLSFWYVEVLVKMGKINEARDVFDSLMDRANHLGLFSEEIDITTGEQLGNFPQAMTHLGVIRSAVILNAAFRNSKKVNGKIQLRAPIE